The genomic interval AGAAAATGATTTAATTTTAGGGAGGCAGAATCTTAAAAACGTTTAGCCCTCACAATGGAAAATCAAAACTGGACAAAGTTAAATTACTTAATTTAAAGCGTATCTTTAAGACATGAGAAGAAACGGAGAAATAATAATAATCGAAGATGACGAGGATGACAGGCTCTTCCTTAAGGATATTTTTGAAAGCCTGGACTATCCCAACAAAATAAAATTCATTGAAGACCCAATGGATGCCCTTTCTTACCTTTCCAATTCGAAGGTAAGGCCTTTCCTTATTTTGTCAGATATCAATATGCCCAAGATTAATGGCTTTGAACTCCGCGAACAGATACTTGCCCTGGCGGAAATCCGCGAGAAATGTACTCCTTACATCTTTCTTTCCACCTCGAAAAACCCGGAAAATGTGCTCAGGGCGTACCGCTGCCAAGTACAGGGATACTTTAGGAAAGAAGAAGACTTCTCAGTCTATCAAGCCATGATAAAAAACATTGTGGAATACTGGCGCCTAAGCCTTACTCCGGGATCAGCACTGTAAAAAACACCTCTGCTTTATTTATATTGTACGAATCCGCCCGCTGAACTTCAGGTAAAATCTGTTGCGGCTTTCTATTTTTTTTCTTGCTCGAAACATCAAAATGGCTTTGGCTGCAAAAGCGAATCCAGCTGGGAAAGAAGCTCGCCAAAACTGTTGGGCTTGCTGATATAGGCAAGAATGTTATGCTGCCCGATTTTGCTCTTCATGAAATCCGCCGAGGGGGTCGAGATCATCACTACAGGAATATCCTTCAGCCTTGCGTCATTTTTTAAAGAGACCAGCAGCTCCAGCCCATTGATTCTGGGCATATTAAAATCTAGAAAAATCAGTTCGGGCAGCTTATCAGAACCCCTGAGTTCTTCCAAGGCAGTCTGCGGACTGCTCTCCCATCGCAGCAGTATGTTTTTATTGAGCTGGTCTACCGCTTCCATAAACAGCTCGGCATCTTCACGGTCATCATCGATAAGCAGAATACTTCTATATAACATGGCACATACATTTTAAGCTCCTCGGCTGCAGTTAAATACGGTTTTTAGCCCGATGCGGTTTGGCGCGGCAGGCAAAAAAAGATAAATCACCTATACAGCCGCCCTTAAAGGTACGGCGATTTTCTGCGGCAAATGGACGCTGGCTGCCAGATGTGGAAATTTTACAACTCTATTTTGGAATTATATAAAAACAATGCTGCCGTGAAGATTATTTTTGCGTTTTTATAGGATTTTTCTTCCTTGCCTATCTGTATTATTTTGGTATTAAATTAGAACTGCAGACTATGAGAACCCTACTGTTCCTTTTTTGTGCACTGGGCGTGTGGGGCTGTTATCCACAGCAGCACCATGATCCTAAAGTGCTTCTTGCCATGGAAACCTATGCTTTTTTGAAAGGACAGGGCGCCGCCCTGAAAAAGGCCGCCAGCCAATTCCCTGCCTTTGCAAAAGAAGCGGCCGACCTTCAGCAAAAGGCTCAGGCGGTATTTGGAAGGGCAGAGAAAAATGCGGAACTCTTTCTGCGGCAGCAGCTCGCTGATCCGCAGTTCAGCAGCTTTCAAAAACACATTGACTCCCTGATAAACCAGCAGCTGCGGCACCCTATTGAAAAGAAAGAATATGCAGCCAAATTTCTTCAGGCCGTCAAAGACAAAATAGGGTTCAGCCCGGCTGCCCCTCTTCCCAAAGGCCTGCTCGCCTTTGCCTACCATGACGCGCCCCATCAGGAAATAATCGACGGCCATACGGTAAAATTCTCCACAAAGGGCCATCCCAAAGCAGACCAAAGCGTGGTTGTGCTGCCGATACCCAAAAGCTGGGAGGCGCAGGAAGCCCAAATGCCCGCAGCCGTGCAGCAGTTTACCAGCTGTGAGGGAAAAGGAAATGAAAAGATACTGATCGTAATTCATGATCTGCCCCAAGAATACCAAAACCTTGCACTTAATGAAAAATCCATGCAGGAAATGATACCCCCGCAAAGCAGGCTGATCCGCACAGAGCCGGTTACCATCGATGATATGCCGGGCATAATGGCGGAAATAGAGGAAATTTTGGACGAGCCCCAAAAAAACATGAAAGTGCGCATGCTCCAGTTTATGGCGGCAAGCGGGGGCAAGTTATACTGCGTGCAGGGCAGCATCGGCCCTGCTGCTGCGTACCAGAATCTGGATCACCAGCTGAGAAAATACGAACCTCTGTTTCGAATGGTGGCCCAAGCTGCCCGGATAGAGAATTAAAAAGCGGGACAAAAAACACAAAACGCTGTAAAAGAGGACCATCTAAATTTTGAGCTTCCCAGGAAGCGCCAGATCGCAATGCACAGCTGAAAACCGCAGATTACCATTCGATACTCTATATCTTGCAAAAAATTGCTGTAATCTTATAATAATGAAGGCTGGTTCGTTTTTTAAATTTGATTCCATTTTTTTAGGAAAAAAGAAGATGATTTTTAAAAATGCAAAAAATAAATGATTATGGAAAGCAAAAACAATATACCGCAGAATGCTGAGCAGACCGGTGTGGCACCTGCACTTGGAGAAAGCGCGCTGCACAGCGAAAACACCTTAAATCCAGCCGCACAGCAAAACAGCCATGCTGCTGAAATGCAAGACCCTGTCACCAAATATGCAGTACCGCCCTTCAATGAGCAGTCGCAGCCATGGCCTGGTCTTGTCAGTAAAATGGATCCCAGACCGGATCATGGTGAAGAAAGCTACAAAGGCACAGGGCGGCTAAAAGGCCGTAAGGCCCTTATTACAGGAGGCGATTCCGGTTTGGGAAGAGCCGCCGCAATTGCTTATGCAAGAGAAGGAGCTGATGTTGCCATAAACTATTACCCTACCGAGGAGGAAGATGCAAAGGAAGTGATCCAGCTCATTGAAGCCGCAGGAAGAAAGGCTGCTGCCATTCCCGGGGATCTCCGCGATGAGACGTTCTGCAGATCTCTTGTCGATCAGGCAGCCCAAGCCCTTGGCGGATTAGATATAGTAGTCAACAACGCGGCAAGACAGCAGGCTCACCAATCCATTTTAGATATTTCCTCAGAAGAATTTGACTGGACCATGAAAACCAATATTTATGCTCCTTTCTGGATTATCAAAGCGGCGCTGCCTTACCTGAAACCGGGATCATCCATCATCGGAACAAGTTCTGTGCAGGCCTATGCTCCCACCGAAGATTTATACGATTATGCCCAGACAAAAGCCGCCACTACAAATTACATCAAATCACTGGCCAGACAGCTGGCACCAAAAGGAATCAGAGTCAACGGTGTAGCCCCAGGACCAGTGTGGACTGCATTGCAGGTAAGCGGAGGTGCCAGTATGGAAAAACTCAAAGAATTTGGATCCCAAACTCCTTTGGGGAGACCAGGACAGCCGGCCGAACTGGCTTCCATTTATGTACAGCTCGCCGCTGAAGATGCCAGCTATGCAACTGGGCAGATTTATGGCTCAAGCGGCGGTGAAGGCAATCCATAATCAATCAGAGAGAGGATTTATAAAGTACAAAACCTCTGCAATAGCAGTCTGCAGAGGTTTTTATTGACTGTAATAAAATTTACCTTAAAATACTCTATTTTTTATAAAAGCTATCAGAGACTGATAATGAGATACTGCAATTCTATCTGCTGGCGATTTGATTTTCGATGATAAAAAGTAAACTAGATTAAATCTTCTCCATATTTTTCACCTAACCAAGTATTCCTGTAACAAATCTTTTCTAAAAAAACATTTCCTATATTTTAAAAAACATCCCAGGAGGTTCTTTAAAAGAGTACTGTCCATCAAATGGAGATGATTCTGTTAATATTTTCCTGTTTCAGTACGTTTAAAAGTTTTCGCGGCTATCTGCTCTCCTAAATCATTGACGCTCATCAGCAGGTCGTTAATCTGATTGGCATAGAAGAGTTTAGCTTCTGTATTGTTGATAGGCAGAATAGCTAAAAAGTGGGACCATGTTAATTGCCGGGACAGTCTCGCGACAATTTCTTTGTCTGCAAACTCATCAGCAAACCGCATCATTGTCCGAAGATTTTTTTCTTCAAAATTGCTGCCGAATTTATTTTTTAGTTCCAACGACAAGGCAGTCACGATCTGTCGTGCGTTTTCTGATAGTTTTTTATCAAGTATTGTTTCATTAATTTTAAATCCAATTTCCCAAAAAAGCAGCACTGAAGAACTGTTAGCCTGCTGCTGGGTCTGCTCGGCAAGGCGGGATAACTCGCTGATTAAATCCGCTTCAATAAACGCTGTATTATTTATATTTTCTGCCATAGTATCCCATCATGCTTAACCAAATTACAGGGCTTCTAATTTAGTTGAAATCATCACAATTTTTATTAAAAGTTTCAGCTAAAGGCCTAAATAAAAATTGAATATTTCAAAGATAAAAAATCTAACAGCATCCGCCATGCGTTTTTTTAGAAATAAATAAGCAGTAAGACATCAGACACTATTTAAAAGCGATGCGGATCAATGTTTTAAAAACACCCAGGATTCTAAATTAACACATCCAAAAAAAATGGTTTAAAAAAATAGTCGGCTCCGGCTTCCCACAGACAAAACCTTAAAAATGCCATTGCATTATGCAGATGTAGTGTTTGGCATTATTTAACTAAAGTTTTATGCCGCAAATGCAGTTGAAAAACTAAAGCCTTAAAAGTGACAATTTTAAAATTTTCCATAAAAATTGTATAAAAGCTGCCACAGCGGAAAAATTAATTTTACGCAAGACAAAAACTATTTTTTTACGCTGGCTGTTAGGCAGAAACAGCATACCGGATGAAGAAGTCCGTTCCATCGGAACCGCAACAAAAAATAAAATTGCTTACTTTTACAAAAACCAAAACTGTTATCCTGAATGCAGCAGCCCTTCCTAAAACTAGAAAATTGAATCAAGACCCAAATACTTCAGACTTTTACTTTCTTCAAAATGGAGGTGAAGCCGCCGAGCTAATTGAAAATATTGACTGGGAAAGCCATACTTTGGGCACTCCGGACACCTGGCCGGAGAACCTCAAAAACACCATTGCCACAATCGTGTCCTCAAAATTTCCGATGTTTCTCTGGTGGG from Flavobacterium sp. YJ01 carries:
- a CDS encoding SDR family oxidoreductase; this encodes MESKNNIPQNAEQTGVAPALGESALHSENTLNPAAQQNSHAAEMQDPVTKYAVPPFNEQSQPWPGLVSKMDPRPDHGEESYKGTGRLKGRKALITGGDSGLGRAAAIAYAREGADVAINYYPTEEEDAKEVIQLIEAAGRKAAAIPGDLRDETFCRSLVDQAAQALGGLDIVVNNAARQQAHQSILDISSEEFDWTMKTNIYAPFWIIKAALPYLKPGSSIIGTSSVQAYAPTEDLYDYAQTKAATTNYIKSLARQLAPKGIRVNGVAPGPVWTALQVSGGASMEKLKEFGSQTPLGRPGQPAELASIYVQLAAEDASYATGQIYGSSGGEGNP
- a CDS encoding response regulator, which codes for MRRNGEIIIIEDDEDDRLFLKDIFESLDYPNKIKFIEDPMDALSYLSNSKVRPFLILSDINMPKINGFELREQILALAEIREKCTPYIFLSTSKNPENVLRAYRCQVQGYFRKEEDFSVYQAMIKNIVEYWRLSLTPGSAL
- a CDS encoding DUF1016 N-terminal domain-containing protein, translating into MAENINNTAFIEADLISELSRLAEQTQQQANSSSVLLFWEIGFKINETILDKKLSENARQIVTALSLELKNKFGSNFEEKNLRTMMRFADEFADKEIVARLSRQLTWSHFLAILPINNTEAKLFYANQINDLLMSVNDLGEQIAAKTFKRTETGKY
- a CDS encoding response regulator; its protein translation is MLYRSILLIDDDREDAELFMEAVDQLNKNILLRWESSPQTALEELRGSDKLPELIFLDFNMPRINGLELLVSLKNDARLKDIPVVMISTPSADFMKSKIGQHNILAYISKPNSFGELLSQLDSLLQPKPF